The Vicingus serpentipes genome includes the window CAACCTTTATTAAATAGTCAGAACTTAATTCTCGAAAAAGAAAATACAGAAAGTACTATAATTAATAAGTTTAAATTCTATCTAACAAATTTTTCATTTACTAAAAATGATGAATTAATATGGAAAGAAAAAGATAGCTACCATTTAATAGATGTTTCAAATCCTTCAACTTTAAACTTAAAATTTGAAATGCCCCCTGATATAGAATTTGATCAAATCCATTTTTCACTTGGAACTGATAGTTTAATTAATATTTCTGGTGTTATGGGAGGAGATTTAGATCCTACAAAAGGTATGTATTGGGCTTGGAATAGTGGTTATATAAACTTTAAATTAGAAGGAAAAAGCAAAAACATTCCATTTGAATTTCATTTAGGAGGCTACTCTCCTTCTACAGTTCAACAAGTAAAATTGAAAATCGACAAACAAAAAAACACAATTATATATTTCGATATCGCTAATTTTTTAAATCAAATCGATTTAGAAAAAGAACACAAATTAATGTCTCCAGGCAAAGAAGCTCAAAGATTATCAAAAATCGCAGGGAGTCTATTTTATTTAAATGAATAAAAATAAAATCATAGCCATATTAAGTTTATTTGCGTTCATAGAATTAGCAATGTTGTTGCCTACAAATACAACACCCTTTAAGGTAAATTACCCTAACTACTTCCCATCTCCTAATTACGATTTTGATAAAAATCCATTAACTCAAGAGGGAATTGATTTAGGTAGAAAACTTTTTTATGATCCCATACTGTCAAAAGACAGTTCTATTTCATGCAGTAATTGCCATCTTTCTTACACAGCTTTTACTCATGTAGATCATAAACTTAGTCATGGTATAAATGATAGTATTGGCAATCGAAACTCACCATCTTTAATGAATTTAGCTTGGCATAATTCATTTATGTGGGATGGTGCAGTAAATCATTTAGATGTTCAAGCTTTAGCTCCAATTAGCCATCCTGCGGAAATGGATGAAGACTTAAATAATGTTATTAAAAAACTAGAATTAAGCACTTATCCAAATCTATTTTACAAAGCTTTTGGAAATAGTAAAATTACTGGAGAAAACTTACTTAAAGCGATATCTCAATTTGAACTAACACTTATATCGTGCAATTCGAAATACGATAGTGTAATTAATAAAACTGCTACTTTTTCTCTTCAAGAAGAAAATGGATACAAACTATACAAAGACAAATGTTCATCTTGTCATACAGAACCTTTATTTACTAATAATCAATTTGAAAATAATGGACTTGCAATTGATTCAATATTAAAAGATTTAGGAAGGTACGGAATTACTAAAAATCCAACTGACTCACTAAAATTTAAAGTTCCTACTTTAAGAAATATTGAGTTTTCATTTCCTTATATGCATGATGGCAGATACAATTCTATTTCTGATGTTTTAAATCATTACACAAATAACATTATTAAAACAAAAACTTTATCGCAACATCTTTCTGAGCCAATTAAACTCACTTCAAATGAGAAAGTAGATTTAACAGCTTTCTTACTAACATTAACAGACAAAAACTTCTTATTTAATAAAGAATATGATTTTCCGAATCATTTATTTTTTCCTAAAACGAAGGATAATTAATTATTCATCGTCTAAATAAATAATTAACAAATAAAATCTAACTATGAATAAACTAATCTTACTTGTATCTGTTGTAATTTTAGAATTAGGACTAAAAGCACAAACCAACCCAGCAATTACATCGTGGTTACAAAACACTACTGTAACAGGTAGACATTATGTTAGTGGAAACTCAATACCAATAGACGATGCTGATCTAGTAAATGTTCAATCAGTTCAGTATTCAACTGACTATGTTTATGTTTCGGCGACTGGTATTCCAGCTTATGTTACTGGTCCATTTTTAGATGGTAATCCATCACTTGCCACAGCTCAAAATTCAATATTCAAATTCCCATTAAACCCTGTTCAAAACACAGGTACGCCTACCGCTACAAATATGGGAAATATTGGTGTTTTTATTAATGGAACAGCTTTATTTGATAATAGAGATGGTGTTGCTTGGAATAATTCTAGTAGTTCTTTATGTGGTGGACCAGGAAATTCTCCTTGCCCTGGAGGACCAACTGCTGTAATGGATTGGAATAGAGATGCTATTCCTGCTGAAAAAGCAGGTTTTGATTGTTCAAAAGGTCATCCAGCAATGGGTAATTATCACCATCATCAAAATCCTAGTGCGTTTAAATTAGATTTAAATGTAGTTTCAACTATTTGTAATACTTATGATGCAGATGGACTATATGCTATTGATAGCACTAAACACTCTCCTCTAATTGGATTTGCATATGACGGATTTCCAATTTATGGTGCTTATGCATATGCTGAAACAAATGGAACAGGAGGAATTACTAGAATGAAATCTGGATATGAGTTAACTGGAGCCACAACAAGAACAAATGGACCAGTTGTAAATTCGACTTACTTTGAAGG containing:
- a CDS encoding MbnP family protein, translated to MKPFKLLIISVLYCNILASQNINDLTITIQPLLNSQNLILEKENTESTIINKFKFYLTNFSFTKNDELIWKEKDSYHLIDVSNPSTLNLKFEMPPDIEFDQIHFSLGTDSLINISGVMGGDLDPTKGMYWAWNSGYINFKLEGKSKNIPFEFHLGGYSPSTVQQVKLKIDKQKNTIIYFDIANFLNQIDLEKEHKLMSPGKEAQRLSKIAGSLFYLNE
- a CDS encoding cytochrome-c peroxidase — its product is MNKNKIIAILSLFAFIELAMLLPTNTTPFKVNYPNYFPSPNYDFDKNPLTQEGIDLGRKLFYDPILSKDSSISCSNCHLSYTAFTHVDHKLSHGINDSIGNRNSPSLMNLAWHNSFMWDGAVNHLDVQALAPISHPAEMDEDLNNVIKKLELSTYPNLFYKAFGNSKITGENLLKAISQFELTLISCNSKYDSVINKTATFSLQEENGYKLYKDKCSSCHTEPLFTNNQFENNGLAIDSILKDLGRYGITKNPTDSLKFKVPTLRNIEFSFPYMHDGRYNSISDVLNHYTNNIIKTKTLSQHLSEPIKLTSNEKVDLTAFLLTLTDKNFLFNKEYDFPNHLFFPKTKDN
- a CDS encoding YHYH protein: MNKLILLVSVVILELGLKAQTNPAITSWLQNTTVTGRHYVSGNSIPIDDADLVNVQSVQYSTDYVYVSATGIPAYVTGPFLDGNPSLATAQNSIFKFPLNPVQNTGTPTATNMGNIGVFINGTALFDNRDGVAWNNSSSSLCGGPGNSPCPGGPTAVMDWNRDAIPAEKAGFDCSKGHPAMGNYHHHQNPSAFKLDLNVVSTICNTYDADGLYAIDSTKHSPLIGFAYDGFPIYGAYAYAETNGTGGITRMKSGYELTGATTRTNGPVVNSTYFEGYFKEDYVFVSHPGQNDYLDEHNGRFCVTPEYPAGTYCYFATVDENWNSTYPYAVGPTFYGVKSATTVTNITESVTTYESTTGISDYDLNSVEINLFPNPANDFVVIQLNSLVKENVKVKLFDITGKFISETVIYQGTTIAHIDTRSLYAGQYIVKFVLNEKSVTRKLLINK